A stretch of DNA from Tsuneonella amylolytica:
TTCGGAGCGCCCTTCACGTTTCACCGGTTCAGGCGAAACCTCAGTTCATCGGCTTCTTGCCCGGCATCTCGCTGGCGGGCTGGCCCGGCCAGTAGTTCAGCGGGCGGGTGCCGGTCTTGTTCTTTTCCCACGAATTGATGCAGCCATCCTGCTGGTTCTTGGTGCAGACCGGAAGGTCGGCGGCATTCGTCAGGTTGGCCGAGGCTGTCGACGAAGCGGGGGTGGTCTGAACGACCTCACCGGCGACGAAACGCGGGCTCATCGTGCTGGCGCTGGCGGACGCGGTCGTGGCGGCCATGGCCGTGTTCGACGCGTTCGACGACGGCATCGTGCCCGAGCTCGTGTTTCCGGTCGCGCCCGTCGCGCCCGAAGCGGGCATACCGGCCATCTGCCGCTCGATTGCGGTCCAGGCCTGGACGCGCTGTTCCGGCGTCATGCCGTAGACGCGCGCACGCTGTTCGTCCGTCAGGACCCACCAGCCGTCGGCCTGCGTCGGGGTCAGCGTCCAGTAGTAGGTCTGGTAGGTGCTGGGCCAGGCAGTGTACATCGTCTGGCGCTCGGCGGGCCAGCCGTCGTACATCGTCTGCTGGGCGTCGGTCATCACATAGGCGTTACCGGCGGCATCGACCGCCATGGTCGTCTGGGCGGCGGCGGGGACGGCAAGAGCCAGTGCGGCGGCACCGGCGAGGATCAGCTTGTTCATCGGGTTTCTCCGTGTTGTCTGTCGGCTGCTCTACGCGTTGGGCGGTATGGCGGTTCCGGCCCGCCCTTGCGCACGCCCTCCATGTTCCCTAGCTGTTCGCCCCAGTGACCTCGCCCGACCCCGCCCTTCCCGCCATCACGGACCTTCCCGCCTACGCGGCGAACCTCAACGCGCCGCAACAGCAAGCCGTTCTGACGACGGAAGGCCCGGTATTGATGCTGGCCGGCGCCGGCACGGGCAAGACGGCGGCTCTCACCGCACGGCTCGCACACCTCGTCGCGATGCGGCTCGCGTGGCCGAGCGAGATCCTGTGCGTCACGTTCACCAACAAGGCGGCCCGGGAGATGCGCGAGCGTGTCGGCCGCCATATCGGACAGGCGGTGGAAGGCATGCCGTGGCTCGGCACCTTCCACTCGATCGGCGCCAAGATGCTGCGTCGCCACGCCGAACTCGTCGGGTTGCAGTCGAACTATACGATCATCGATACCGACGACCAGATCCGCCTGCTGAAGCAGCTGATCACCGAAAACGACGTCGACGAGAAGCGCTGGCCCGCACGCCAGCTTGCCGGACTGCTCGATCGTTGGAAGAACCGCGGGCTCAATCCCGGCGATCTCGATGCTGTCGAGAACGAGGCTTACGCCGATGGGCGCGGGCAGCAGTTCTACACGCTGTATCAGGATCGGCTGAAGGCGCTGAACGCCTGCGATTTTGGCGACCTGCTCCTGCACATGCTGAACATCTTCCGCCGGGAAACCCAGGTGCTGCGGCACTACCAGCAGCGCTTCAAGTACATCCTCGTCGACGAATACCAGGATACCAACCAGGTCCAGTACCTGTGGCTCCGCCTGCTCGCGCAGGAGCGCAAGAACATCTGTGTGGTCGGCGACGACGATCAGTCGATCTATTCGTGGCGCGGGGCGGAAGTCGCGAACATCCTGAAGTTCGAGAAAGACTTCCCCGGCGCGGCGGTGATCAAGTTGGAACAGAACTACCGCTCCACCCCCGACATCCTCGCAGCGGCCAGCGGCCTCATCAACGCGAACAGCGAGCGGCTCGGCAAGACTCTGTGGACCGAGTTGAACCACGGCGAGAAGGTCCGCGTCATCGGCGTGTGGGACGGGCCCGAGGAAGCGCGCCGCGTGGGCGAGGAGATCGAGCGGCTGGAGCGCGAGGGCGCCGGGCTCGACCAGGTCGCGATCCTCGTACGTGCACAATATCAGACGCGCGAGTTCGAGGACCGCTTCATCCAGATCGGCATGAACTACCGCATCGTCGGCGGCTTCCGGTTCTACGAACGCGCCGAAATCCGCGATGCGCTCGCCTACCTGCGCGTGATCGCGCAGCCGGCCGACGACCTGGCGTTCGAGCGCATCTACAACCAGCCCAAGCGCGGGCTCGGCGCAAAGACGCTGGAGCAGATGCACCGGCACGCCCGCGCCACCGGCTTGCCGCTGGCCGCCGCCTCGCTCCAGCTCGCCGACAGCGACGAACTACCGGCGCGCGCGCGCGGGACCATCGCCCAGTTGATGGGCCACTTCCTGCGCTGGCGCGACATGGCTGAAACAACCTCGCCGGCCGAACTCCTGCGCACGGTGCTCGCGGAAAGCGGCTACGACGCGATGCTCAAGGCCGACCGCAGCGCCGAAGCAGCCGGCCGCGCCGACAACCTCAGCGAACTCGCGCGGGCGATGGAAGAGTACGACACGCTGCAGGATTTCCTCGAACACGTTGCGCTGGTGATGGACAACGACCGGAACGATGGCGGGGAAAAGGTCACGATCATGACCATTCATGCCGCCAAGGGGCTGGAGTTCGATCACCTGTTCCTGCCCGGGTGGGAAGAAGGCGTCTTCCCCAGTCAGCGCGCGCTCGACGAGGGCGGTCTCGCCAGCCTAGAGGAAGAGCGACGCCTTGCCTACGTGGCTATTACCCGTGCGCGGCAGCGCTGTACGATCATCCACGCGGCCAACCGCCGCATCTACGGGCAATGGACGAGCTCCATCCCGAGCCGCTTTGTCGGCGAGCTGCCTAAGGATCATATAGAAGAAGAGACGACGCTCACCGGCGGCGCCAGCCTCTGGCGCGCGCAGATGAGCGAGCACGACGATCCCTTTGCGCACCTCGCCCGGGAGCAGCCCGCGCGCACGATGACGCGCGGGCCCGGATGGCAGCGCGCACTGACCAGCGGCTACGACCCCGCCCCCGCGCGCATCAAGGAAACGACGCGCAGCGCCGCGAGCTTCGCGGCGAAGCCGCGCGCCGACATCGCGGTCGGCCAGCGGGTCTTCCACGACAAGTTCGGATATGGCGAAGTTCTGGGACAGGAAGGCAACAAGCTCGAGATCGAGTTCGAGCAGGCCGGACGCAAGCGTGTGATCGACAGCTTCGTCACCGCCGCCTGAGGCGCCGCCGCCATTTCGCCGTCGAGCCTCTCGGCGCCTTCTTTCTTAACATCGGAACGCAGTGCCCGACCCGGCGTTGGGAGTCCCGGACGGGGGAGCGATTGGTCGCGAGCGA
This window harbors:
- a CDS encoding ATP-dependent helicase, which codes for MTSPDPALPAITDLPAYAANLNAPQQQAVLTTEGPVLMLAGAGTGKTAALTARLAHLVAMRLAWPSEILCVTFTNKAAREMRERVGRHIGQAVEGMPWLGTFHSIGAKMLRRHAELVGLQSNYTIIDTDDQIRLLKQLITENDVDEKRWPARQLAGLLDRWKNRGLNPGDLDAVENEAYADGRGQQFYTLYQDRLKALNACDFGDLLLHMLNIFRRETQVLRHYQQRFKYILVDEYQDTNQVQYLWLRLLAQERKNICVVGDDDQSIYSWRGAEVANILKFEKDFPGAAVIKLEQNYRSTPDILAAASGLINANSERLGKTLWTELNHGEKVRVIGVWDGPEEARRVGEEIERLEREGAGLDQVAILVRAQYQTREFEDRFIQIGMNYRIVGGFRFYERAEIRDALAYLRVIAQPADDLAFERIYNQPKRGLGAKTLEQMHRHARATGLPLAAASLQLADSDELPARARGTIAQLMGHFLRWRDMAETTSPAELLRTVLAESGYDAMLKADRSAEAAGRADNLSELARAMEEYDTLQDFLEHVALVMDNDRNDGGEKVTIMTIHAAKGLEFDHLFLPGWEEGVFPSQRALDEGGLASLEEERRLAYVAITRARQRCTIIHAANRRIYGQWTSSIPSRFVGELPKDHIEEETTLTGGASLWRAQMSEHDDPFAHLAREQPARTMTRGPGWQRALTSGYDPAPARIKETTRSAASFAAKPRADIAVGQRVFHDKFGYGEVLGQEGNKLEIEFEQAGRKRVIDSFVTAA